From Panicum hallii strain FIL2 chromosome 2, PHallii_v3.1, whole genome shotgun sequence, a single genomic window includes:
- the LOC112882817 gene encoding uncharacterized protein LOC112882817: MAELVSTAIVQETVSQILSGIVQKYEEKEESNVNRNMERLEMAHIRLEAALETSEKWQITDASLLRWRRKLKRAAQECDDTLHKCKQRILEDEQMEREVKNSSLPNRIVHVTKSFVFSVLNWSNNKLSRSIAQRYEWYADGASEFLRFIELGGTPRHHMPFNSLVQNLFAGKELHHKIVRGDKYPLCQLWLGPTRASEHGTNAFLIFIQYDGTRDINIHVSLTVQLSESTDIVGIAVKCLQFFAPHFNCTFESIRNEITQLLTQDYSWAPSIHSYHREHWDKLVSLASQWTRPNPFCCKQHGQHDVRRFSNQDMSGLSDVLLEPVIEFSLHCERLSFSICSKQKASLSKDIISLEDYPYLKAGITFAPHGSSEDILPANRSSEIAATVRKEQDCLHTDVALEQLEEIILPKAIDYFRQNAKAMVYQIIWKSKHGFALIYVEKPCISPRRSSMRTRSTFGGAGKKKLLHGQDEEVRNWKCVSHWIDLLVSLGMPVRLQRLLVNWWRKEKEFQLTGTAATPIKL; encoded by the coding sequence ATGGCGGAATTGGTCAGTACCGCAATTGTCCAGGAGACAGTTAGTCAAATTCTATCTGGTATTGTTCAAAAATATGAGGAGAAAGAGGAATCAAATGTGAACAGAAACATGGAGAGGCTAGAGATGGCTCACATCAGGCTGGAGGCTGCTCTTGAGACATCTGAAAAGTGGCAGATCACTGATGCATCCTTATTGCGTTGGCGTAGGAAGCTGAAGCGTGCTGCTCAAGAGTGCGATGACACGCTGCACAAATGCAAGCAGAGAATCCTAGAAGATGAACAAATGGAACGGGAGGTAAAGAACTCCTCCCTTCCTAACCGTATTGTGCATGTTACAAAGTCATTTGTTTTCTCTGTTTTGAACTGGAGCAACAATAAGTTGAGCAGGTCCATAGCTCAAAGATATGAATGGTATGCAGATGGTGCTAGTGAGTTTCTGAGATTCATAGAGCTTGGTGGCACACCACGTCATCACATGCCCTTTAACTCCCTTGTCCAGAATCTTTTTGCAGGCAAGGAGCTACATCATAAAATTGTCCGGGGAGATAAGTATCCTTTGTGTCAATTGTGGTTGGGACCTACCCGTGCTTCAGAGCATGGAACAAATGCTTTCCTGATATTTATCCAGTATGATGGTACAAGAGACATTAATATCCACGTCAGTCTGACCGTACAGCTCTCGGAGAGTACAGACATAGTTGGGATCGCAGTTAAGTGCTTGCAGTTTTTTGCCCCTCATTTCAACTGTACATTTGAAAGTATCAGAAATGAAATTACTCAACTGCTTACTCAAGATTACTCATGGGCGCCATCTATTCATTCGTACCATAGAGAACATTGGGACAAACTCGTCAGCCTCGCGTCTCAATGGACTCGCCCAAACCCATTTTGTTGCAAACAGCATGGTCAGCATGATGTTCGACGTTTTAGTAACCAAGACATGTCAGGATTATCAGATGTTTTGCTAGAACCAGTAATTGAATTTAGTTTGCATTGTGAACGACTATCATTCTCTATTTGTAGCAAGCAGAAGGCCTCACTGTCCAAAGATATAATTTCTCTGGAAGATTATCCATATCTGAAAGCCGGGATCACCTTTGCGCCCCATGGCTCTTCAGAGGACATCCTGCCAGCAAATAGGAGTTCTGAAATAGCAGCAACAGTTCGCAAGGAGCAAGATTGCTTGCATACAGATGTTGCCTTGGAACAGCTGGAAGAGATTATACTACCAAAGGCAATAGATTATTTCCGCCAGAATGCCAAAGCGATGGTTTACCAAATAATTTGGAAGTCTAAACATGGCTTTGCACTCATTTATGTTGAGAAGCCATGCATTAGCCCAAGGAGATCAAGCATGAGAACACGGAGCACTTTTGGGGGAGCTGGGAAGAAAAAGCTATTGCATGGACAGGATGAAGAGGTTAGGAATTGGAAATGTGTGTCTCACTGGATTGACTTATTGGTTTCACTTGGAATGCCTGTCCGGCTGCAAAGGTTGCTCGTGAACTGGTGGCGGAAAGAAAAGGAATTTCAGTTGACAGGCACCGCAGCTACACCTATAAAATTATAA